The window ATGTTGTCGACCTCGCGCTCCTTCGCGAGGATGTACGACGCGATCGGGGTGATCGAGAGCGGGAACACGTGTCCGAGCGCGTCCGTGTACTCCAAGAGCGCGATGTCGAGCGCGCGCTCGAAGTTGATGAGGCTCTCCGCGGACTCGAGTTCGTCGAGCGCGGCCGAGAGGTCGTCGCCGTACTTCGACTCCCGGATCTTCTCGACGAGTTCGTCGCGGTTCTGCGCCAGCGTCGCCAGTTCGCTCGCCGAGAACAGCGACCCGCCGTCGATGTAGTACTCGGCGGGGTCGATGTCCGCGCCGCTCTGTGCGAGCCGCAGCGCGTTCCGGGCGTTCCGGAAGTCGATCTCGGCCTCCAGGAACTCGCGGTACTGCTGGGTGGCCTCGTCGACGACGAGGTCCTCCAGCAGGTGCTCGTAGTACGTCCTGTCGATGGCGTTCTCCAGGGGAACGAGCACGCTGGTGTCCTCGTAGTCGCCGTAGGCGTCCGCCAGACCGGGGCCGAAGATCGTCCCCGAGAGGCGGTCGACGACGTCCTCGATGCTCGGCGCGTCGAGTAGCTGATCGACCAGTTCCTCGTCGAACTCGCCGGCCCGAATGAGGTCGTCCGCGATCGCTTCCCGGTCGGCTCCGGAGTAGATGCCGCGGATGACCGTCTTGACGTTCCAGGCGTCGAACTTCCGGAGGTATCGCGCGATCAGATCGTAGAGGCGACCGTCGGCCCAGCGGAGGAGGTCGTCGAACTGCTTCGCGAGGTTCCGGTTGAGCGCGTACTCGATGAGGTCGACGCCGGAGTGGCGCGCACCGAGCGCGTTGATCTCGGTCTCGTAATCGGACTCCTCCATGAACCGTGCGATCTCGGCCGGCCCCATCCGAATCAGCTTTCGGTACTCCTCGTCCCCGTACAGGGCGCTTCGACGCGCCCGGACGCGGGCTGTCACGTACTCGGGATTGGAACCGCCGGCGCTACTCATTGGTCGAACAGTCTCTCGCTCACGTCCTTGAGGTTGTCCTCCCAGACGCCCTCAAGCACGGAGTCGAAGGTGTTGTTCACTCGAACCCGGGAGTCTTCTCCCTCGACGACGACGCCGCCGAGACAGTCGTACTCGCCGGCGTACTCGAAGCCGTCGTACTCCGCACAGAGGGATTCGAGCAGGTCGGCGTCGTCGGCGCGACCGTACACCGACACCGACTCGTCCTCGTCGAACTCCGACGTCGCGTCCTCGAGGAGGGCGCTCGTCAGCTCCTCGCGCTTCTCCGCGGGGAGGTCGACGAGTTCCGATTCGACCCGGCTGCGGACGTCTTCGAGGACGTCGCGGCGGGCCTCGAGCCGTTCCTGTTTCGATTCGAGCTTCGCGGAGGAGAGCGCCTGCTCGCGCTCCTGGGCGATCTGGCGCTCGACGTCCTCCTCTCGCGCCTCGCGGAGTTCCTCGGCGTCTTTCTCTGCCGTCTCGACGATCTCCTCGGCGCGACGTTCGCCCTGCTCGCGAATTTCCTCCGCACGCGCGCGGGCTTCGTCTCGGATGTCTTCGACGACGTTGTCCAAACTCATTGATGGAAAGGGGTCGAGGGGGCGTTTAGACCAGGAATACGACGACCAGCGCGAGGATGACGAGCGTCTCCGGAAGGACGGTCAGGATCAGACCGTTGACGAAGAGGCTGTTGTCTTCCGCGATGGCGCCCATCGCGGCCGCGCCGATTCCGCGCTCGGCGTAACCCGCGCCGAATGCCGCGAGACCGACCGCGAGTGCGGCGGCGGCGGACGGTTCAAGAGCCGGGGCAGCTGCCTCAGTCTGCTGTAGGAGTGCTTCGAACATTGTTTTAGGTGTTGACCGGATAGTCGTCTCCGAACGTGCGTAATTGAACCCACGCGTCTCATAAAGCTTCCCAAACTGACTCGCCGTATCGGGTGCGAAGCGCCCGGAACTGCCGGTATTCGTGGGATTTGAGAATCAGTACCACGGCTATCCGCGCCGATCGCGCGGTGGTCGAAGTCTCGGAACCGGCGGTGTGGCGAACGTCGAATCCGAGGCTGGTTCGCGTCAGTCTTCGGTCGTGAAGCGTCGCTCGTAGCCGAACGGCTCGTACTCGCGGCCGCCGCCGTCGAAGAACTTGTTGAAGAACTCGACGTACTCGAGACGCACCGCCTGCAGGCCCGCGCTCGTGACGCCGAGCGCGAGGACGAGCAGGTGCCCGAGCACGAGCACGAGCAGACCGATCAGGATCGTCGCGGCGTCGCCGTGGACGAGGCCGCCGAACATGATCTCGGTCACCTCGTAGCCGTGGTAGCTCAGGGTTTCACCCTGCCCGAGGGCCGCCACCGCATCGGCGTCCGGCATCCCGCCGAGACCGAAGTGCCAGCCGCCGTGGTCGTCGACGTACACGCCGAAGAACAGGAGGTTGACCGTGAAGGCCATCCCCGCCTTCGCGAGCAGCACCGCGGCGATCCGGGTGTACGAGAGGACGTTCACGAGCACGTTCAGGAACTCGACGGCCTCGATCGGCTCTCCGACCGCCAGCAGGACGAAGCCGACGGCGAAGACCGCCAACCCGGCCCACCCGATCGCCGCCGAGAAGCCGCCGAAGCCGATCGGCAGGACGCCCTGCGCGGTGAAGGTGGTGTAGATGAACTCCGGCGCCGTTCCGCGGACGACGTCCGAGAAGATCCACACCCACAGGCCGTTCATCATTAGCAGCCACGAGCCGTTCTCGTAGACCGCGTGCTTGAGGTCGTGGAGTTCGTAGTCCTCGACGAAGCCGAAGATCCACGCCACGTTGAGGTGGAAGATGCCGACGAGGATGCTCACGACGAGCCAGCCGCGGGCCCAGTCGATGCCCGCCGGCGAGAGGCCCTTCTCGATCGGGGCGTGTGCGAGGCCGACGACGCCCTCCCAGAGGTACGTCGAGATGACGTGCAGGCCGAACAGCTCGCCGTACAGGACGCCGAATATCGCGGTGAAGATCCCGGCCGCGAGCGTGACTCCACCCATGCTCCGGAAGGCCGGACGATCGGCGAAGTTGGTGTAGAGGTAGTAGCCGATCGCGGTGTAGATGATCCCGTACCCGAGGTCGCCGATCATGAACCCGAAGAAGGCCGGGAACGTCAGGAACAGAATGACCGTCGGGTCGAACTCGTAGTAGCTCGGCCGGTTGACCGCCCGCACCAGGATCTCGAAGGGCTTGACCGCCCCCGGGTTGTCCTGGACCGTCGGCGGTTCGTCGTCGGCCATCACGACCGCGCTGCCGCCGTCGGCGCGGGCCGTCTCCGAGCCGCCGTCTGCGGCCGCGGCGGTCCCGCCGTTGCCGCCGTCCCCGCCGGAGGGGACCTCCTCGCGAACGTGGTCGGTGCCGTCCCTCGAGAACGTCGCGCGCTCTAACTCCTCGATCTCGGCGCGTTCGCCGACGGCGTCCTTGATCGCGCCCTTGAACTCGGTGTACCGCTCCGAGGGGATCCACCCCTCGGCGATGAAGGCGTTCTCCGTCGTCGCGAAGGAGAGCGGCGCCTCGGTCTTCTGGACGTCGATCGAGAGCTTCTCCTCGGCGGCGAGCAGGAAGCCGGCCGCGTCCATCTTCTCGGCCTCGAGTTCGTTCTCGACGGTCGCGAGCTTCGATTCGAGCTGCTGTTTCTCGTGTTCGAGCTCGCGCTTGTACTCGTCGGGGGTGCCCTCGGCGTCGGGGATCTCGAAGGCGGTGAAGTCGGCCCCGACGAGGGCGTCGACGAGCGCGGAGTCGTCGGCGTCGGCGGTCGGCCGCGCGAAGACGCCGAGGACGTCGTCGCCCGAGAAGATCTCGTGTGAGCGGAGGTCCTCGGAATCGATGATCGTGCGCTCGATGGCGTCGCGGTCGCCGGTCCCCACGGCGACCTGCAGCGTGTCGTAGCCGGACAGCAGATCGAGGTCGATGCCGAGATCGACGAACGGGTCGATCGCATCGATCCGGTCTTCGATCTCTCTGATGTCCTGTCTGAGGTCCTGTCGGCGGTCGTCGAGTTCGTTGACCCGCGTCCGGATCGCCTCTAACTCCTCGTCGAGCGCCTCGTCGGTGACGATGCGCGTCGGTCCGGCGTCCTCGGCGTCGACGTCGAGGATGCTCTCCAGCGAGCGGACCGTGACCAGCCGATCCGAAGACTCCTCGGCTCCCTCGACCGGATCGCCGGGCTCGAAGCCGTCCCAGGACCCGTCGTACTCGGTGACGTGCAGGAGGTTCAGGCCGTGGGCGGTCTCGATGACCTCGTCCATCACGGCCTTCGATCCCGTCACCGAGACCT is drawn from Halobellus limi and contains these coding sequences:
- a CDS encoding V-type ATP synthase subunit I, which gives rise to MLRPEQMSKVSVTGSKAVMDEVIETAHGLNLLHVTEYDGSWDGFEPGDPVEGAEESSDRLVTVRSLESILDVDAEDAGPTRIVTDEALDEELEAIRTRVNELDDRRQDLRQDIREIEDRIDAIDPFVDLGIDLDLLSGYDTLQVAVGTGDRDAIERTIIDSEDLRSHEIFSGDDVLGVFARPTADADDSALVDALVGADFTAFEIPDAEGTPDEYKRELEHEKQQLESKLATVENELEAEKMDAAGFLLAAEEKLSIDVQKTEAPLSFATTENAFIAEGWIPSERYTEFKGAIKDAVGERAEIEELERATFSRDGTDHVREEVPSGGDGGNGGTAAAADGGSETARADGGSAVVMADDEPPTVQDNPGAVKPFEILVRAVNRPSYYEFDPTVILFLTFPAFFGFMIGDLGYGIIYTAIGYYLYTNFADRPAFRSMGGVTLAAGIFTAIFGVLYGELFGLHVISTYLWEGVVGLAHAPIEKGLSPAGIDWARGWLVVSILVGIFHLNVAWIFGFVEDYELHDLKHAVYENGSWLLMMNGLWVWIFSDVVRGTAPEFIYTTFTAQGVLPIGFGGFSAAIGWAGLAVFAVGFVLLAVGEPIEAVEFLNVLVNVLSYTRIAAVLLAKAGMAFTVNLLFFGVYVDDHGGWHFGLGGMPDADAVAALGQGETLSYHGYEVTEIMFGGLVHGDAATILIGLLVLVLGHLLVLALGVTSAGLQAVRLEYVEFFNKFFDGGGREYEPFGYERRFTTED
- a CDS encoding V-type ATP synthase subunit E, which produces MSLDNVVEDIRDEARARAEEIREQGERRAEEIVETAEKDAEELREAREEDVERQIAQEREQALSSAKLESKQERLEARRDVLEDVRSRVESELVDLPAEKREELTSALLEDATSEFDEDESVSVYGRADDADLLESLCAEYDGFEYAGEYDCLGGVVVEGEDSRVRVNNTFDSVLEGVWEDNLKDVSERLFDQ
- a CDS encoding V-type ATP synthase subunit C; its protein translation is MSSAGGSNPEYVTARVRARRSALYGDEEYRKLIRMGPAEIARFMEESDYETEINALGARHSGVDLIEYALNRNLAKQFDDLLRWADGRLYDLIARYLRKFDAWNVKTVIRGIYSGADREAIADDLIRAGEFDEELVDQLLDAPSIEDVVDRLSGTIFGPGLADAYGDYEDTSVLVPLENAIDRTYYEHLLEDLVVDEATQQYREFLEAEIDFRNARNALRLAQSGADIDPAEYYIDGGSLFSASELATLAQNRDELVEKIRESKYGDDLSAALDELESAESLINFERALDIALLEYTDALGHVFPLSITPIASYILAKEREVDNIRAIARGREAGLSEEQIEQELVIL